ACCTCGCGCGATCGCTATTGGTGTTCATGTATTGATACCTTGGCACGGTTTGCTTTTTGGAGCGGAGTTGGAGCAGGAACGACGCGCGGTTTAGGCCGCGTCCGCTTAGTTGAACGCTAAGGAGTGGGAATTATGGCAACGCTTTATGTTCTCGAACAAGGTGCAGAAATTCGCTGTGACGGTGAACGGCTAGCAATTTGGCAAACTGATCAAGAGCTGGGCAATGTGCCAATGGCCAAACTTGAAGATATTGTGGTGATGGGCAATATTGGGTTTAGCACGCCTGCAATCAAACGTCTGTTGGATCAACAGATTGAAGTAACATTTTTGACGATTCACGGGCGCTACCATGGGCGGTTGATTGGTGAAGTGACCGCCCATGTGGCCTTGCGCCGCAACCAATATCGCCGAGCAGATGATGAGGCTTGGGCTTTGGCGATGGCTCAGGCCTGTGTTAGCGGCAAATTACGCAATTGCCGTGCCGTATTGCAACGCTTCGCCCGCAACCGCCAACAGGTCGAAAAAGAGGTTTTAGAATCGATTGAAGCCTTGGAGCATTTTATTGATCGGGTTGATCGCACCACCAAAATCAGCTCATTAGTTGGGGTTGAAGGCAGCGGCTCGGCAGCCTATTTTGGTGGTTTACGCAGCCTGTTTGATAGCGAATGGATGTTCAATAATCGGAATCGCCGCCCACCAACCGACCCAGTTAATGTATTATTATCGTTGGGCTATACCCTTTTGGTGCATAAAACCCTTGGCGCAGTTCAGGCGGTAGGGTTCGATCCTTATCAAGGATTTTTACATCAACTAGATTACAATCGACCATCGTTAGTGCTTGATTTGATCGAAGAATTTCGGCCAATTTTGGTCGATGCCTTAGTGATTCGCTGTTGTAATGATGGCAGGCTGACGGCCAATGATTTCAGCGCGAGCGACGACCCCAAGCACCCAATTTTACTCAGCAATGATGGCAAAAAACGCTTTGTAGCAGCCTTTGAAGAACGCATGCGCACTGAAGTAACCCATCCCGATGGCGCAGACGGACGGCCTGGCAAAGTCAGTTATTGGCGTTGTATTGAGCTTCAGGCACGCTTATTGGCTCGCGCAATCCAGACTGGCACGGGCTATCAAGCCTGGACAACTCGTTAGGAGCGAGTATGCTGTACTTGATCTCCTACGATATTGCAGTTGATAAGCGGCGCACCAAAATTGCCAAAATTCTTGAAGGCTTTGGCCAACGAGTGCAATATAGCGTCTTTGAATGCGACTTGACCGCCAAGCAATACACCAAATTGCGCGGCAAATTGCATAAAGTGCTACGGCCAGAAGATGGCGATAATCTGCGGACATATCGGATTTGCGCTGCCTGTGCCCCAAATACCGAAATTGTGGGTAATGGGCCAGCGCTCGAAACCAGCGTTACGATTTACATTTTTTAAATTAAGGCTTTGCAATGAGCTAAATCGATGGTTATCCACAATTTAACTTTGTCAACATGCCGCGCGATCCCGTTCTGAAGGGCAGAAAGCGACTTATCCACATGGAAATCTGCTTAAAAAGCGGGGGAAAACTGCCCCAAAAAATCGGACCGCGCAAACCGCTCGTTTTAGCGCCTTGCAAAGCCATGAAAAGTAGGGTATATTCAAATAACCAAAATCCTCGGAAGGGGATTAAAACATAGAACACTATTTCGCACGGCTCATAAGTTCAGGTCGGATTCAAATAACCAAAATCCTCGGAAGGGGATTAAAACTGTTGGGCTAATTGAAGGGGCAGGCCAGGCGCACTGGATTCAAATAACCAAAATCCTCGGAAGGGGATTAAAACTTAGGTTAACCTTCTTTGGTTGACCTTTTTTGATGCATTCAAATAACCAAAATCCTCGGAAGGGGATTAAAACATATTCCTAACAGCTACCTATCCGATCTTAGCTATAACGATTCAAATAACCAAAATCCTCGGAAGGGGATTAAAACCAATTGACTTTACTTCGCCAGTCAGCCCAGCCTTCTGTATTCAAATAACCAAAATCCTCGGAAGGGGATTAAAACTTTCGTTGACAATTGCAGCTAAGTTAGCAGCTTGCAAAATTCAAATAACCAAAATCCTCGGAAGGGGATTAAAACCTTATGTAAGCTGTCTAAACATATGGCTAGATAGTTAGATTCAAATAACCAAAATCCTCGGAAGGGGATTAAAACCCGTAGACCTCGCTGTCTTCTATTTTTGATTTCATCTTCATTCAAATAACCAAAATCCTCGGAAGGGGATTAAAACATAAGAGCATCTAAGGCTATATCCTGCGCTAGTAATACATTCAAATAACCAAAATCCTCGGAAGGGGATTAAAACTAAGAGGTATTGAATACCGCCTACTAACTCAAGCTGTTCCATTCAAATAACCAAAATCCTCGGAAGGGGATTAAAACAAACTCAACTGCTGGGCTTGAATGATGGCCGCTGCATCCGATTCAAATAACCAAAATCCTCGGAAGGGGATTAAAACTCATTAAGAACATTACCAATATCACCACAAATGATATTCAAATAACCAAAATCCTCGGAAGGGGATTAAAACCCTTAGCTACCTCTACAAGATCATAAATCGTTTGTAAATTCAAATAACCAAAATCCTCGGAAGGGGATTAAAACAGCATTAGCCCGCTGCTGCTCTACCCGCTCGATCTCATCATTCAAATAACCAAAATCCTCGGAAGGGGATTAAAACGGACGGCGATTATGGATGCAAACATCCGCAGCGCCCCTAGATTCAAATAACCAAAATCCTCGGAAGGGGATTAAAACTTGCTACTAGTTGCAAGCTAGCAGTATACTCTAAATCTACATTCAAATAACCAAAATCCTCGGAAGGGGATTAAAACTCTAGGGGTAGGGGATAAGGCTAACTACTTAGCTGTAGATATTCAAATAACCAAAATCCTCGGAAGGGGATTAAAACATCGTCATGGCGAGCAAGTAAGTGTTCAAGGATACATTCAAATAACCAAAATCCTCGGAAGGGGATTAAAACTCAGTTGACTAGGCTAGTTAGTTGCCTATCGCAAGGGATTCAAATAACCAAAATCCTCGGAAGGGGATTAAAACCGAATACGTTTATCGCGGCAACGCCCGGTATCTGGTATTCAAATAACCAAAATCCTCGGAAGGGGATTAAAACTCTTAACTTGGCGCAACTTTTGATCTTGCGTTTCGTCAATTCAAATAACCAAAATCCTCGGAAGGGGATTAAAACCTTTTTTCAGTATAGCAGAACCGAGTTTGCGATTTTTGAATTCAAATAACCAAAATCCTCGGAAGGGGATTAAAACGCAAACCGTGCTTGCTTGAGTAGTGAATCAATCACAGAATTCAAATAACCAAAATCCTCGGAAGGGGATTAAAACGAATTGTTGGCCGACTTCACCAACCCAGGTGATCTAATTCATTCAAATAACCAAAATCCTCGGAAGGGGATTAAAACGGCCATCGAAAGCGCAACAGCGGCATCGATCTTTTTACATTCAAATAACCAAAATCCTCGGAAGGGGATTAAAACCGCCCAACGCGATGCTGAGCACGAATTAGCCCAACTCATTCAAATAACCAAAATCCTCGGAAGGGGATTAAAACCACCCAACCCGATGGCGGGGTTGGGGCTACTGTTGGATTCAAATAACCAAAATCCTCGGAAGGGGATTAAAACCCGTGTTGAGGTTTCGATAGCTTCCAAGGCGCGTATCTTATTCAAATAACCAAAATCCTCGGAAGGGGATTAAAACAATATACATTAGCACGACACCGATGGCGCTGATGAAGCCATTCAAATAACCAAAATCCTCGGAAGGGGATTAAAACGTGCCAATATCCCCATTCAGGACGTTCTCAGTCAAATCAAATTCAAATAACCAAAATCCTCGGAAGGGGATTAAAACAAACCCTATACCGCTACTACTACCCAAAATTTGCCGTTTTATTCAAATAACCAAAATCCTCGGAAGGGGATTAAAACTTGGTGGCGGTAGTACCAAAGCTCACGGTACCAGCGATTATTCAAATAACCAAAATCCTCGGAAGGGGATTAAAACTATTTGACTGCTAACACGTGTGCTAGCCGATAGATAATATTCAAATAACCAAAATCCTCGGAAGGGGATTAAAACGAATTGGTATAGGCGATTGTGCCTAAGAAATTTTGATATTCAAATAACCAAAATCCTCGGAAGGGGATTAAAACTACAACCCGAGGGCCAGCAACGTGGCGTATTCCAGCTATTCAAATAACCAAAATCCTCGGAAGGGGATTAAAACGTATCCACGCCCTTCTACCTGCATACCGTCAAAAAATTCAAATAACCAAAATCCTCGGAAGGGGATTAAAACTTATTTATATCAAGTGATAATAGCTTGGATGAGGCTATACATTCAAATAACCAAAATCCTCGGAAGGGGATTAAAACGCAAAATCGCGGTAAACAATACGTTTATAATAAAGTTACATTCAAATAACCAAAATCCTCGGAAGGGGATTAAAACGTGAAATACTAGAGGAAGTATTAGATAAAAATATATCTATTCAAATAACCAAAATCCTCGGAAGGGGATTAAAACACTTAGAGTAACTTCCGGTTTAACAATTTCTGAGTTAATTCAAATAACCAAAATCCTCGGAAGGGGATTAAAACTTTTTCCGACAGGACATGGGCAATGCCCAACGCCAGCACATTCAAATAACCAAAATCCTCGGAAGGGGATTAAAACGCGACCACGCCCGACTGTTGACGGTTATTCTTGTTCTTTTTGATTCAAATAACCAAAATCCTCGGAAGGGGATTAAAACGGTTAGGCTAGGTACTAGACTAATCTTAGATTCAAAAAATTCAAATAACCAAAATCCTCGGAAGGGGATTAAAACTCCTACCTGACAGCTAAGATCGTAAGTATCGATTACATTCAAATAACCAAAATCCTCGGAAGGGGATTAAAACGAATCAGCCTAGGCCAATTACTAGCGGGCTATAGGTACATTCAAATAACCAAAATCCTCGGAAGGGGATTAAAACCTAATAAGCGCTTGCACTTGAGGCGCGTAGAACGCGCTGGATTCAAATAACCAAAATCCTCGGAAGGGGATTAAAACGCAATAACGCGCACGACGTTACGCGCTTTGTACATTCAAATAACCAAAATCCTCGGAAGGGGATTAAAACTCAATCCACCATGATGGGGTGACAACCAGTGTTTGCACAGGATTCAAATAACCAAAATCCTCGGAAGGGGATTAAAACTCAATGCCCCGAATCGGCTTCGGGATGACGGGTCATAAAAAATTCAAATAACCAAAATCCTCGGAAGGGGATTAAAACATCATCTTTTTGGGCGATCTTGCTACCCTTGCCTAGCATTCAAATAACCAAAATCCTCGGAAGGGGATTAAAACGCTTTAATTTCGGCAACCGTGATTTTGGCTTCTTGGTAATTCAAATAACCAAAATCCTCGGAAGGGGATTAAAACCCCAAAGTGATAGCGCCTACCAATACCGTCATTTTTATTCAAATAACCAAAATCCTCGGAAGGGGATTAAAACTGAATGAAGTTAGCGGCTGCTTGGCTTGTGATAATGGATTCAAATAACCAAAATCCTCGGAAGGGGATTAAAACATCGAGAGGTTTTATACGTTCGAACGCTTGTAGGTGATGATTCAAATAACCAAAATCCTCGGAAGGGGATTAAAACCTTCGTTTCAGCATCTAGTACCACAACCTCGCGTGGTTCCATTCAAATAACCAAAATCCTCGGAAGGGGATTAAAACAATTGTTCAGTAGCTTGCATAGTGTCCCCCAAAATTTCAATTCAAATAACCAAAATCCTCGGAAGGGGATTAAAACTCAGGGTTGGGCTGGCTCTGTTGAAGCGTCTGTACCATTGGACATTCAAATAACCAAAATCCTCGGAAGGGGATTAAAACAATTTATGGACAAGGCCATTGGTGAGCGCACTTCCTGATTCAAATAACCAAAATCCTCGGAAGGGGATTAAAACTCACGTTGCGCAGGTCATTGACCACGCGGCGATTTGCAAATTCAAATAACCAAAATCCTCGGAAGGGGATTAAAACGCCTTAGGCCTTGTCTTAGCCCTCATCATCGCCAGCTAATTCAAATAACCAAAATCCTCGGAAGGGGATTAAAACATCTCCGCGTTGCCACGGGCGATGATTGAAACGCCGATATATTCAAATAACCAAAATCCTCGGAAGGGGATTAAAACGATGATGGGCAAGCAATTCTCCGCAGTATGCTTGGCCATTCAAATAACCAAAATCCTCGGAAGGGGATTAAAACAAACCATGCCTATCGTGTTTGTTGGTAACTTTGACAAAATTCAAATAACCAAAATCCTCGGAAGGGGATTAAAACCGACAATTTCACCCCAATAGGTCTCTTTGATTTGGCTAAATTCAAATAACCAAAATCCTCGGAAGGGGATTAAAACGGCTCGCTGGGGTTGGCCGTGAAGTTGCCAATCATGCTATTCAAATAACCAAAATCCTCGGAAGGGGATTAAAACTAACCATAAAATATTTTTCTTCATACGAGTGCTACAAAAAAATTCAAATAACCAAAATCCTCGGAAGGGGATTAAAACGTAGCCCGAGCTGCCCCACCCTGGGGCAATGATTTTGATTCAAATAACCAAAATCCTCGGAAGGGGATTAAAACGTGAAACACACTGCCCACGTCTACGCCCATGGTGACGTGGATTCAAATAACCAAAATCCTCGGAAGGGGATTAAAACGCTCAGTCACGTAATCGGCAAGTTCGAGCGGATACTATTCAAATAACCAAAATCCTCGGAAGGGGATTAAAACCCTTCATGAAGCGGGGTTTTGCTCTGCCACCGTCGAGAGAATTCAAATAACCAAAATCCTCGGAAGGGGATTAAAACGGCCTGCGAATGGCGTGGGCCGCTTCGCCTGTTTAGGATTCAAATAACCAAAATCCTCGGAAGGGGATTAAAACCTACGATCATGGCCGTAATCTTGGGGAGCGCTATCATATATTCAAATAACCAAAATCCTCGGAAGGGGATTAAAACATCTTCCAATCGGCGTGATATTTGGCCGCCGCTTGTTCATTCAAATAACCAAAATCCTCGGAAGGGGATTAAAACATTATAGGCGACCCGAACTTTTTTGATGCCTTGGTATGATTGCATTCAAATAACCAAAATCCTCGGAAGGGGATTAAAACTGACATAGACTGAGCCAAGCGGCCAGCTATTCGCCCCAATTCAAATAACCAAAATCCTCGGAAGGGGATTAAAACCAACGCATGGCGCAAACCTATCTTGGCGAGTATTCCCAAAAATTCAAATAACCAAAATCCTCGGAAGGGGATTAAAACTTTGCCCAGTTGCACGGCTTCACGTCGCTTGGGTTGGTGAAATTCAAATAACCAAAATCCTCGGAAGGGGATTAAAACATATCAGGATTCTGCGCTACTGCTGCGCCACTGTCCCATTCAAATAACCAAAATCCTCGGAAGGGGATTAAAACGCCAGTTGAGGCGGGCAGAATACGAGCGCCACACCGTCATTCAAATAACCAAAATCCTCGGAAGGGGATTAAAACAATAAAGGTTGCTTGTGTGCGAAGGGGCAGATAGTGATTTATTCAAATAACCAAAATCCTCGGAAGGGGATTAAAACTAAATGCCTCAAGAATAAATGAAAACGTAATCATCTCTTTATTCAAATAACCAAAATCCTCGGAAGGGGATTAAAACCCTAACGTGCGCACTAGCGCATCAACGCCAACAATGATATTCAAATAACCAAAATCCTCGGAAGGGGATTAAAACATATCGGCTTTAGTGTGGGTAGCTACAGGAGCTACAAGATTCAAATAACCAAAATCCTCGGAAGGGGATTAAAACAATCGCAAGATATTCTTCGCGGAGCGGCGCGGACATATTCAAATAACCAAAATCCTCGGAAGGGGATTAAAACATAGGATAAGCTACTTGGTTACGCTCATAAAAATCTTATTCAAATAACCAAAATCCTCGGAAGGGGATTAAAACCAACTGAGACCCCTAGATCTCGTATCCGCTGAATAGCCATTCAAATAACCAAAATCCTCGGAAGGGGATTAAAACGAATTAGGTACTATAGAATAGGATGACAAAGGTACTATTGTATTCAAATAACCAAAATCCTCGGAAGGGGATTAAAACCTAATCCAAGGAGAATGCCAGGGATTTGCGGAATAATCCATTCAAATAACCAAAATCCTCGGAAGGGGATTAAAACGATCTTATCGTTCGCAACGTCAAGGCAACACAAGCCAATTCAAATAACCAAAATCCTCGGAAGGGGATTAAAACAGATGTCGTTCGAAAGTTGCTCAACGCGGTCAAGATTCATTCAAATAACCAAAATCCTCGGAAGGGGATTAAAACGCTTCCCGTAACTCGGCCTCGCGACGGTCGTGATAATTCAAATAACCAAAATCCTCGGAAGGGGATTAAAACATTGTACCCGACGAGTGGGTAGCAGAACGGTATCTTGAATTCAAATAACCAAAATCCTCGGAAGGGGATTAAAACATTGCAACGTTTCTTACGTCGCACCAAAGACGGCTTATTCAAATAACCAAAATCCTCGGAAGGGGATTAAAACATTTGATATAGCCAAAGTGGCATAAATCTGGGCTTTCTTGATTCAAATAACCAAAATCCTCGGAAGGGGATTAAAACGAAATGTCCACGACCTTCTTGGTCGACCCATTCATACACATTCAAATAACCAAAATCCTCGGAAGGGGATTAAAACTTATTAGCAAAGGATGAAGTATGATACATCCAAAATATATATTCAAATAACCAAAATCCTCGGAAGGGGATTAAAACAGATCAAGCGCACACCCTCCCTCTCTTGCTGAATTATAGATTCAAATAACCAAAATCCTCGGAAGGGGATTAAAACGCCTCGGCTATCAGAATGGCGAACACGATAGTTGGACGCATTCAAATAACCAAAATCCTCGGAAGGGGATTAAAACCTCGCCTTGGTCAAAGCGGCGCATCAACTCCAGCGCTTGTATTCAAATAACCAAAATCCTCGGAAGGGGATTAAAACATATTTTTGGTATCGCTGTACTTATAGTCACCGATAGCATTCAAATAACCAAAATCCTCGGAAGGGGATTAAAACCCCACTGCACAGAGCATTTCATGAACGATAAACTGTAAATATTCAAATAACCAAAATCCTCGGAAGGGGATTAAAACATCACACCCCGTTTGCCACGATCCACCGCAGATCGATTCAAATAACCAAAATCCTCGGAAGGGGATTAAAACATTTCGAGTGACATTATAGGTCGTACCAGATACTAAATTCAAATAACCAAAATCCTCGGAAGGGGATTAAAACCTATACAAACAAGCTAGCAAATTTTACTGAAATACCATTCAAATAACCAAAATCCTCGGAAGGGGATTAAAACATCAATAGCCTGTTGCTCTTCGAGCGTTGCCGCATTACATTCAAATAACCAAAATCCTCGGAAGGGGATTAAAACCAAGAACCCAAGGGCCACCTGAATACCCTTATGGTTCTTGGATTCAAATAACCAAAATCCTCGGAAGGGGATTAAAACCAACACCCGCCCCGCCTGCTTCGCAAAAGCCAAAGGCATTCAAATAACCAAAATCCTCGGAAGGGGATTAAAACCCAACACGTTTGCCGCAATTGACGGCTATCGGTTAGCATTCAAATAACCAAAATCCTCGGAAGGGGATTAAAACGTATTGGCCATGCCCTGAATGGTCGGGGCATGGCTTCTGGATTCAAATAACCAAAATCCTCGGAAGGGGATTAAAACGTAGATCCCCTTTACAGCGCTCCGCAAATTGTCGTCTTTATTCAAATAACCAAAATCCTCGGAAGGGGATTAAAACCATTAATGAGTTCGCGCCAATGACGGTCGAGCAGCAGAATGTATTCAAATAACCAAAATCCTCGGAAGGGGATTAAAACCGAGCTGCTCTCTTTTTCAGTCGTGAGATACGCATTCATTCAAATAACCAAAATCCTCGGAAGGGGATTAAAACAGTTGAAGTCGGGCATCTCGCTGGTCAAGTCTTCTGGGTCATTCAAATAACCAAAATCCTCGGAAGGGGATTAAAACGGACTGATATGTGGTCAGTAAGCGGCGGTAGTGTATTCAAATAACCAAAATCCTCGGAAGGGGATTAAAACCTTTCATAGGATTTTGACCCTTCTGCTGGCATCAGCCATTCAAATAACCAAAATCCTCGGAAGGGGATTAAAACTAACCCGTAAAATCCACACAATGCGTAGAACACTGCATTCAAATAACCAAAATCCTCGGAAGGGGATTAAAACTTGAACGATGTCATTTATATCGTGGCAACCATTACCTTATTCGATTCAAATAACCAAAATCCTCGGAAGGGGATTAAAACGCTGCCAGTAACCGTGCCAAGTTCAACCGACTTTTTGTATTCAAATAACCAAAATCCTCGGAAGGGGATTAAAACGGCCAGATCTCATAGGGAGCGTGCTCGTTGTAGTCTTTATTCAAATAACCAAAATCCTCGGAAGGGGATTAAAACCTGCGTCACTGGTTGTCACAGCCGCTAGGCGTTCAACGCTGCGCTCAGGAATATCATTCAAATAACCAAAATCCTCGGAAGGGGATTAAAACCGATTAAAAAGCACAACAAAGCGTTCACTCATTAGATTCAAATAACCAAAATCCTCGGAAGGGGATTAAAACAAATACGGCGGGGCTATTTGGGCCTACGGTTTCAATCTATTCAAATAACCAAAATCCTCGGAAGGGGATTAAAACCACATCAGCCGCAACCCGTGCGGAGACCTCTTGGTTATTCAAATAACCAAAATCCTCGGAAGGGGATTAAAACCTTGCTTTGCGCGGGATCACGCAATACCCGAAAGAATTCAAATAACCAAAATCCTCGGAAGGGGATTAAAACCAGCTTTGGTAGGCTTGGCTCCGTCGAGCACGGATTGTATTCAAATAACCAAAATCCTCGGAAGGGGATTAAAACAATTTCACGAGTGAGCGCCTCTTGCTCACTTTCTTGAGTCATTCAAATAACCAAAATCCTCGGAAGGGGATTAAAACCTGATAGTATGATGCGCTTGTGCCATGGCGACCCCGATGCATTCAAATAACCAAAATCCTCGGAAGGGGATTAAAACATTTTTGCCTTCGACGGTGACTTGGATATTCATGCTTTATTCAAATAACCAAAATCCTCGGAAGGGGATTAAAACTGCAACTTGCGTAGGATACATCAAGTATCCGCGTCCTTCATTCAAATAACCAAAATCCTCGGAAGGGGATTAAAACCGATGCGCTCAGCTGAAGGGCTGATGCAGAACTACATCAATTCAAATAACCAAAATCCTCGGAAGGGGATTAAAACTTTGAAGACCTTGGCGAGATTTACTATTGGGAACACGAAAATTCAAATAACCAAAATCCTCGGAAGGGGATTAAAACAGACTCGCACGGTAGCTTTTTTGACCTTGAGTTTCACGATTCAAATAACCAAAATCCTCGGAAGGGGATTAAAACCCGATACTTTCTGAATCGTCCGAGCGACGGCACGACCTGCATTCAAATAACCAAAATCCTCGGAAGGGGATTAAAACGCAGAGCGGGTTGATTCACTTTTGAGCAAGTCACTTTGCATTCAAATAACCAAAATCCTCGGAAGGGGATTAAAACTCTTCTTCCCACCAGCTGTCTTCAGAGTGTTCAATTGAAGATTCAAATAACCAAAATCCTCGGAAGGGGATTAAAACCCAGTTAGGCCTGACCCAAGACCAAGCCAAAGATTTGAATTCAAATAACCAAAATCCTCGGAAGGGGATTAAAACTGCATCGCCCTAACTCCTAACAAATGTTTCCTGTTGATGATTCAAATAACCAAAATCCTCGGAAGGGGATTAAAACCGCTTCAAGCGCATAGCCGAAGCGCACGCCTGTAGCTTTATTCAAATAACCAAAATCCTCGGAAGGGGATTAAAACGGCGACGGCGCGGGGCCAGAAGTATTCACGGCTATCGCTATTCAAATAACCAAAATCCTCGGAAGGGGATTAAAACACCATTTCTTCCATGACTTGGGCTGCTGGTGAATCTTCTATTCAAATAACCAAAATCCTCGGAAGGGGATTAAAACAGAATACTGTGCCCTCGCCCGTAATGACTTGCATGCATTCAAATAA
This sequence is a window from Herpetosiphon gulosus. Protein-coding genes within it:
- the cas1 gene encoding CRISPR-associated endonuclease Cas1, which produces MATLYVLEQGAEIRCDGERLAIWQTDQELGNVPMAKLEDIVVMGNIGFSTPAIKRLLDQQIEVTFLTIHGRYHGRLIGEVTAHVALRRNQYRRADDEAWALAMAQACVSGKLRNCRAVLQRFARNRQQVEKEVLESIEALEHFIDRVDRTTKISSLVGVEGSGSAAYFGGLRSLFDSEWMFNNRNRRPPTDPVNVLLSLGYTLLVHKTLGAVQAVGFDPYQGFLHQLDYNRPSLVLDLIEEFRPILVDALVIRCCNDGRLTANDFSASDDPKHPILLSNDGKKRFVAAFEERMRTEVTHPDGADGRPGKVSYWRCIELQARLLARAIQTGTGYQAWTTR
- the cas2 gene encoding CRISPR-associated endonuclease Cas2, with translation MLYLISYDIAVDKRRTKIAKILEGFGQRVQYSVFECDLTAKQYTKLRGKLHKVLRPEDGDNLRTYRICAACAPNTEIVGNGPALETSVTIYIF